From Chloracidobacterium sp., the proteins below share one genomic window:
- a CDS encoding DUF2283 domain-containing protein — translation MKLKVDQQADALYLTLSESPSNCSEEVSPGIIVDDDNHDRVIRIEMLYLSKRAPQIEIRRLLFESVLAAP, via the coding sequence GTGAAGTTGAAAGTGGATCAACAGGCCGACGCGCTGTATCTCACTCTAAGCGAGTCACCCTCGAATTGTTCGGAGGAAGTCTCGCCCGGCATCATCGTAGACGATGACAATCACGACCGTGTCATTCGGATCGAGATGCTGTACCTGTCGAAACGCGCGCCACAGATTGAAATCCGGCGATTATTGTTTGAATCCGTGCTGGCAGCCCCCTGA
- the xerC gene encoding tyrosine recombinase XerC, which yields MSDAPTLADYIEDFKKFLMYERNASAHTLRCYIGDLEQFHDFLCPPNAQGVRRTVSVHEIDNITIREYLASLYDQKKKKTSIARKLATLRAFFRYLCREGVLELNPAQLVASPRLEKKLPNYLTVEEAMRFVEMPDLDTVLGKRDRAILEMLYATGVRVSELVGMNLEDIDFKNQCVRVRGKGRKERIVPFGNHARMALELYLGVRGQLLAHAPEDKREPNCVFFNYQGTRLTTRSVGRLIDKYIRQCSDLHHISPHSLRHSFATHLLNAGADLRAIQELLGHARLTTTQQYLHVSTDRLMEVYDRAHPKA from the coding sequence ATGTCGGATGCGCCCACGCTGGCTGACTACATCGAGGATTTCAAAAAATTTCTGATGTACGAGCGAAACGCCTCCGCGCACACCCTACGGTGTTATATTGGCGATCTAGAGCAGTTCCACGATTTTTTGTGTCCACCGAATGCGCAGGGCGTCCGCCGCACCGTCAGCGTGCATGAGATTGACAACATCACGATTCGGGAGTACTTGGCGTCGCTTTACGACCAGAAGAAAAAGAAAACTTCCATCGCTCGCAAGCTGGCGACGCTTCGCGCCTTCTTCCGCTATCTGTGCCGCGAAGGCGTGCTTGAACTCAATCCGGCGCAACTGGTGGCGTCACCGCGTCTGGAGAAAAAACTGCCCAATTACCTGACGGTCGAGGAAGCCATGCGGTTCGTTGAAATGCCCGACCTTGACACTGTACTGGGCAAACGCGACCGGGCGATTTTGGAAATGCTCTATGCTACCGGCGTGCGCGTTTCGGAGCTGGTCGGGATGAACCTTGAAGACATTGATTTCAAGAACCAGTGCGTCCGGGTGCGGGGCAAGGGTCGCAAGGAACGGATTGTGCCATTTGGGAACCACGCACGTATGGCGTTAGAACTCTATCTTGGCGTTCGGGGGCAGCTTCTCGCGCACGCCCCAGAGGATAAGCGTGAACCGAACTGCGTATTTTTCAACTACCAAGGCACGCGGCTGACGACGCGCTCGGTCGGCCGTCTGATTGACAAGTACATCCGCCAGTGCAGCGACCTGCACCACATCAGCCCCCACAGCTTACGCCATTCGTTCGCCACGCACCTGCTCAACGCGGGCGCTGACCTGCGTGCCATTCAGGAATTGCTTGGCCATGCGCGGTTGACAACCACCCAGCAGTACCTGCACGTTTCAACTGACCGTTTGATGGAAGTCTATGACCGAGCGCACCCAAAAGCTTAG
- the rsfS gene encoding ribosome silencing factor, whose amino-acid sequence MTNESLSSSPTCTTSVIPAPPNIEDRRVWKAIHALQEKKSVAPVVLDISQLTSFADYFVIATGTSSRHVQALADEVEKQLGMLDTYPRHIEGYAEGEWVLMDYGDFIVHVFTPEQRDFYGLERLWSDAGKLVIRDDEPPTA is encoded by the coding sequence ATGACCAACGAGAGCCTGTCTTCTTCACCGACGTGCACAACGTCGGTCATCCCTGCCCCGCCCAACATTGAAGACCGTCGCGTATGGAAGGCGATTCATGCCTTGCAGGAGAAAAAAAGCGTCGCGCCGGTTGTCCTTGACATCAGCCAACTGACTTCCTTTGCGGACTACTTTGTGATTGCGACGGGTACGTCGTCACGGCACGTACAGGCGCTGGCCGACGAGGTTGAAAAGCAGTTGGGTATGCTTGACACGTACCCGCGTCACATTGAGGGGTACGCCGAAGGGGAGTGGGTGCTGATGGACTACGGGGATTTTATTGTGCATGTCTTCACGCCGGAGCAGCGTGATTTTTACGGGTTGGAGCGTCTGTGGAGCGACGCCGGCAAGCTGGTCATCCGCGACGACGAGCCGCCAACGGCGTAA
- the nadD gene encoding nicotinate-nucleotide adenylyltransferase, with product MTERTQKLSVENTPPTAEPTTALASRRRIGLLGGTFDPIHYGHLRLAESLAAIFNFDELLFIPTYSPPHKDFDRVTSAYHRYAMTVLATLQMDIAKVSMVEIFAPERPYTADTVATLRKTYGPDAHLFFMMGADSFVNLPKWERYETLLDSCHLIVMTRPKYEVGDLATLAEQYGAGRVVDLRGGWASQRAVTNNLDAGMHVFLTDLFALDVSATDIRQAVSEGRSIARFVPPLVERYIHVYGLYSNGHHTR from the coding sequence ATGACCGAGCGCACCCAAAAGCTTAGCGTGGAAAACACGCCGCCGACGGCCGAACCGACGACGGCGTTGGCTTCGCGGCGGCGGATCGGCTTGTTGGGCGGCACGTTTGATCCGATTCACTACGGACATTTGCGGCTGGCGGAAAGTTTGGCCGCAATTTTCAACTTTGACGAGTTGTTGTTTATTCCGACCTACAGCCCGCCGCACAAAGATTTTGACCGTGTAACTTCGGCCTACCACCGCTATGCGATGACGGTGCTGGCGACGCTTCAGATGGACATCGCCAAGGTTTCCATGGTGGAAATCTTCGCTCCGGAGCGGCCTTATACAGCCGACACTGTTGCGACGCTGCGCAAGACGTACGGTCCCGATGCCCACCTGTTTTTTATGATGGGTGCGGATTCCTTTGTGAACTTGCCCAAGTGGGAGCGGTACGAAACGCTGCTGGACAGTTGCCACCTCATCGTGATGACGCGCCCGAAGTACGAAGTCGGCGACCTTGCGACGCTGGCGGAACAGTATGGCGCCGGTCGGGTTGTTGACCTGCGCGGCGGATGGGCCAGCCAGCGCGCCGTCACCAATAACCTTGACGCCGGCATGCATGTCTTTCTGACGGACTTGTTCGCGCTTGACGTATCGGCGACCGATATCCGACAGGCGGTCAGTGAAGGCCGCTCCATTGCCCGCTTCGTCCCGCCGCTGGTTGAGCGGTATATTCACGTCTACGGACTCTATTCAAACGGACATCACACTCGATGA